A region from the Mycobacterium heidelbergense genome encodes:
- a CDS encoding metal-dependent hydrolase family protein, translated as MLTLKAAGLLDVEAGEIRSPGILHIEGDQIADVGGGVEGKLIDLGDQILLPGLMDMEVNLLMGGRGEKPGLSQVQDDPPTRVLRAVGNARRTLRAGFTTVRNLGLFVKTGGYLLDVALGRAIDAGWIDGPRVVPAGHAITPTGGHLDPTMFAAFAPHVLELTVEEGIANGIDEIRKAVRYQIKHGAQLIKVCCSGGVMSLTGPPGAQHYSDEELRAIVDEAHRRGLRVAAHTHGAEAVKHAVAAGIDCIEHGFLIDDGAIAAMVEHGTFLVSTRRLAEGMDVSHAPPELQAKAAEMFPRSRASILAAHEAGVKIAVGTDAPAIPHGRNADELVTLVEWGLPPLAVLRAATVTAAELINADDRGRLARGQLADIIAVPGNPLDDITVAQHVGFVMKGGKVYVDQN; from the coding sequence GTGTTGACGCTCAAGGCCGCCGGGCTGCTCGACGTCGAAGCCGGCGAGATCCGGTCGCCGGGCATCCTGCACATCGAGGGCGACCAGATCGCCGATGTCGGCGGCGGCGTTGAGGGCAAGCTGATCGATCTCGGCGATCAGATCCTGTTGCCCGGGCTGATGGACATGGAGGTCAACCTGCTCATGGGCGGGCGCGGCGAGAAGCCCGGCCTGTCCCAGGTACAGGATGACCCGCCGACGCGGGTGCTGCGCGCGGTCGGCAATGCCCGCCGCACGCTGCGCGCCGGGTTCACCACGGTGCGCAACCTCGGGTTGTTCGTCAAGACGGGCGGCTACCTGCTCGATGTCGCGCTGGGCAGGGCCATCGACGCGGGCTGGATCGACGGGCCGCGGGTGGTGCCGGCCGGCCATGCCATCACACCCACCGGCGGGCATCTGGATCCGACGATGTTCGCCGCGTTCGCGCCGCACGTGCTGGAGCTGACGGTCGAGGAGGGCATCGCCAACGGGATCGACGAGATCCGCAAGGCGGTGCGCTACCAGATCAAACACGGCGCGCAGTTGATCAAGGTCTGCTGCTCGGGCGGGGTGATGTCGCTGACGGGCCCCCCTGGCGCGCAGCACTATTCGGACGAGGAACTGCGCGCGATCGTCGATGAGGCGCACCGGCGTGGCCTGCGCGTGGCGGCGCACACGCACGGCGCCGAGGCGGTCAAGCACGCCGTGGCCGCCGGCATCGATTGCATCGAGCACGGCTTCCTGATCGACGACGGGGCGATCGCGGCGATGGTCGAGCACGGCACGTTTTTGGTATCCACCCGGCGCCTGGCGGAGGGCATGGACGTGTCACACGCCCCGCCCGAGCTGCAGGCCAAGGCCGCCGAGATGTTCCCGCGATCGCGCGCCTCGATACTGGCCGCCCACGAGGCCGGTGTGAAGATCGCGGTCGGCACCGATGCCCCCGCGATACCGCACGGCCGCAACGCCGATGAGCTCGTCACCCTTGTCGAATGGGGATTGCCGCCACTGGCGGTGCTGCGGGCGGCCACGGTGACCGCCGCCGAGCTGATCAACGCGGACGACCGGGGACGGCTCGCGCGGGGCCAGCTCGCGGATATCATCGCGGTACCAGGAAACCCGTTGGACGACATCACCGTTGCCCAGCACGTCGGTTTCGTCATGAAAGGCGGCAAGGTCTATGTCGACCAGAACTGA
- a CDS encoding aromatic ring-hydroxylating oxygenase subunit alpha, translating to MPHFAKPAAGSWTENYPELGTAPVDYTDSIDPAFFEAEREAIFKRTWLNVGRVERLPRTGSYFTKELPSAGKGMSVIVVKTKDGSVKAYHNVCRHRGNKLVWNDYPHEETSGTCRQFTCKYHAWRYSLDGDLTFIQQEDEFFDVDKGQYGLVPVRCEVWEGFVFVNLDRDAMPLVDYLGPLAKGIEGYPFGEMTESYSYRAEVGSNWKLFIDAFAEFYHAPVLHQGQYTKEEAAKIMKYGFEALHYELASPHGMISTWGGQAPPADMKMVKPMDRVLRSGLFGPWDKPDVIANLDQLPPGVNPKKVKQWGIDSWHFYPNFMLLIWEPGWFLTYHYWPTAVDKHIFECTLYFVPPRNARERLAHELAAVTFKEYALQDANTLEATQTMIGTRVVRDFPLCDQEILLRHLHKVTGDFVKEYANNGATV from the coding sequence TTGCCCCACTTCGCGAAACCAGCCGCGGGAAGCTGGACAGAAAACTATCCCGAACTGGGCACCGCGCCGGTCGATTACACCGACTCGATCGACCCAGCCTTCTTCGAAGCCGAGCGCGAGGCCATCTTCAAGCGGACGTGGCTCAACGTCGGCCGGGTCGAGCGGCTGCCGCGCACCGGCAGCTACTTCACCAAGGAGCTGCCGTCGGCCGGCAAGGGCATGTCGGTGATCGTCGTCAAGACCAAAGATGGGTCGGTCAAGGCGTATCACAACGTCTGCCGCCACCGCGGAAACAAGTTGGTGTGGAACGACTATCCGCACGAGGAGACGTCGGGCACCTGCCGGCAATTCACCTGCAAGTACCACGCCTGGCGCTACAGCCTGGACGGCGATCTGACCTTCATCCAGCAGGAAGACGAGTTCTTCGACGTCGACAAGGGTCAGTACGGACTCGTGCCCGTCCGCTGCGAGGTGTGGGAGGGGTTCGTCTTCGTCAACTTAGACCGAGACGCGATGCCGCTCGTCGACTACCTCGGACCGCTGGCCAAGGGCATCGAGGGCTACCCCTTCGGCGAGATGACCGAGTCCTACTCCTACCGGGCGGAGGTCGGCAGCAACTGGAAGCTGTTCATCGACGCGTTCGCCGAGTTCTACCACGCGCCGGTGCTCCACCAAGGCCAGTACACCAAGGAAGAAGCCGCCAAGATCATGAAGTACGGCTTCGAGGCGCTGCACTACGAGCTGGCCAGCCCGCATGGGATGATCTCGACCTGGGGCGGTCAGGCGCCGCCCGCGGACATGAAGATGGTCAAGCCCATGGACCGGGTGCTGCGCAGCGGCTTGTTCGGACCTTGGGACAAGCCCGACGTCATCGCCAATCTCGATCAGCTGCCGCCGGGCGTCAACCCGAAGAAAGTCAAGCAGTGGGGCATCGACTCGTGGCACTTCTACCCGAACTTCATGCTGTTGATCTGGGAGCCAGGCTGGTTCCTCACCTATCACTACTGGCCGACCGCCGTCGACAAGCACATCTTCGAGTGCACGCTGTATTTCGTCCCACCGAGAAACGCGCGGGAGCGGTTGGCCCATGAGCTCGCCGCGGTGACGTTCAAGGAGTACGCGTTGCAGGACGCCAACACGTTGGAAGCGACGCAGACGATGATCGGCACCCGGGTCGTTCGGGACTTTCCGCTGTGCGATCAGGAAATCCTGCTCCGCCACCTGCACAAGGTGACCGGTGACTTTGTAAAGGAGTACGCCAACAATGGCGCTACCGTCTGA
- a CDS encoding carboxymuconolactone decarboxylase family protein — protein sequence MRLRPLPAEEWDEAVQRSLSGMLPAERRNPRDAGNALSTLANHPALAKAFLRFNVHLLYSSTLPPRIRELAILRVAHRRDCAYEWTHHVALAKEAGLRDDEIAAVRRPGDGNAGDLDAFERAVLAGVDELDEKSQLSDETWAALGERLDDRQRMDFVFTVGCYTLLAMAFNTFGIELEEVER from the coding sequence ATGCGCCTGCGGCCGCTGCCCGCCGAGGAGTGGGACGAGGCTGTCCAGCGGTCGCTGTCGGGCATGTTGCCCGCGGAACGCCGCAACCCGCGCGACGCCGGCAACGCGCTTTCGACGTTGGCCAACCACCCGGCGCTGGCCAAGGCATTTCTCCGGTTCAACGTCCACCTCCTCTATTCGTCGACGCTGCCGCCGCGCATCCGCGAACTGGCCATCCTGCGGGTCGCGCATCGCCGCGACTGTGCGTACGAATGGACCCATCACGTTGCCCTGGCCAAGGAGGCCGGATTACGCGACGACGAGATCGCCGCGGTTCGCCGGCCCGGGGACGGTAACGCCGGCGACCTCGATGCGTTCGAGCGTGCCGTGCTCGCCGGAGTCGACGAGCTCGACGAGAAATCCCAGCTGTCCGACGAGACCTGGGCCGCCCTCGGCGAGCGACTGGACGACCGGCAGCGGATGGACTTCGTCTTCACGGTCGGCTGCTACACGCTGCTGGCCATGGCTTTCAACACCTTTGGCATAGAACTAGAAGAGGTAGAGAGGTAA
- a CDS encoding amidohydrolase family protein: MNKEDMILISVDDHTVEPPDMFKNHLPKKYLDDAPRLVHNADGSDMWKFRDTVIPNVALNAVAGRPKEEYGIEPTGLDEIRPGCYNVDERVKDMNAGGILASICFPSFPGFAGRLFATDDHDFSIALVQAYNDWHIDEWCGAYPARFIPMAIPVIWDAEECAAEVRRVSKKGVHALTFTENPAAMGYPSFHNEYWNPLWKALCDTNTVMNVHIGSSGRLAITAPDAPMDVMITLQPMNIVQAAADLLWSRPIKEYPDLKIALSEGGTGWIPYFLERADRTFEMHSAWTHQDFKGKLPSEVFRDHFLTCFISDKVGVALRNMIGIDNICWEADYPHSDSMWPGAPEELWDVLSLNNVPDDEINKMTYENAMRWYSFDPFTHISREQAAVGALRKAAEGHDVSIKAQGHEKDSRGGSSFADFAANAKALTGNKD, translated from the coding sequence ATGAACAAAGAAGACATGATCCTGATCAGTGTCGACGACCACACCGTCGAGCCGCCGGACATGTTCAAGAACCATCTGCCGAAGAAGTACCTCGACGACGCGCCCCGGCTGGTGCACAACGCCGACGGCTCGGACATGTGGAAGTTCCGCGACACGGTGATCCCCAACGTGGCGCTCAACGCGGTCGCCGGCCGGCCGAAGGAGGAGTACGGCATCGAGCCAACCGGGCTCGACGAGATCCGGCCGGGTTGCTACAACGTCGACGAGCGCGTCAAGGACATGAACGCCGGTGGCATCCTGGCTTCGATCTGCTTCCCGTCCTTCCCGGGTTTCGCCGGGCGGCTGTTCGCCACTGACGACCACGATTTCTCGATCGCGCTGGTGCAGGCCTACAACGACTGGCACATCGACGAGTGGTGCGGCGCCTACCCGGCGCGATTCATCCCGATGGCGATCCCGGTGATCTGGGACGCCGAGGAGTGCGCCGCCGAGGTGCGCCGGGTGTCGAAGAAGGGTGTGCATGCGCTGACGTTCACCGAGAACCCGGCCGCGATGGGGTACCCCAGCTTTCACAACGAGTACTGGAACCCGCTGTGGAAAGCGTTGTGCGACACCAACACCGTGATGAACGTGCACATCGGATCCTCGGGCCGGCTCGCGATCACCGCGCCGGACGCGCCGATGGACGTGATGATCACCCTGCAGCCGATGAACATCGTGCAGGCCGCGGCGGACCTGCTGTGGTCGCGGCCGATCAAGGAGTACCCGGACCTGAAGATCGCGCTCTCCGAGGGCGGAACCGGCTGGATTCCCTACTTCCTGGAGCGCGCCGACCGGACCTTCGAGATGCACTCCGCGTGGACGCACCAGGACTTCAAGGGCAAGCTGCCCAGCGAGGTTTTCCGCGACCACTTCCTGACCTGCTTCATCAGCGACAAGGTTGGCGTGGCGCTGCGCAACATGATCGGCATCGACAACATTTGTTGGGAGGCCGACTACCCGCACAGCGACTCGATGTGGCCGGGGGCGCCCGAGGAGCTGTGGGACGTGCTGTCGTTGAACAACGTTCCCGACGACGAGATCAACAAGATGACCTACGAGAACGCCATGCGTTGGTACTCGTTCGATCCGTTCACCCACATTTCGCGCGAACAGGCGGCCGTGGGTGCGCTGCGCAAGGCCGCCGAGGGGCACGACGTGTCCATAAAGGCGCAGGGCCACGAAAAGGACAGTCGAGGTGGCTCGTCTTTCGCGGATTTCGCGGCGAACGCGAAAGCCCTTACCGGCAACAAGGACTGA
- a CDS encoding acyl-CoA dehydrogenase family protein, producing the protein MDFELTDDQELIRRSVAELARKFDDQYWMEKDQAHEFPTEFYRAIADGGWLGMTIPTEYGGHGLGITEATILLEEVAKSGAAMNGASAIHLSIFGMQPVVVHGSDELKARTLPSVATGEVHVCFGVTEPGAGLDTSRITTFAKRDGDRYVVNGRKVWISKAMESDKILLLTRTQSYEEVTKKTDGMTLFLTDLDRNRVDVRPIRKMGRNAVSSNELFIDNLEVPVEDRVGEEGKGFHYILDGLNPERMLIAAEALGIGRVALDKAVKYANDREVFGRPIGMNQGIQFPLADSLARLDAAELMLRKATWLYDNGKPCGREANTAKYLCADAGFTAADRALQTHGGMGYAEEYHVARYFREARLMKIAPISQEMILNFLGTHALKLPRSY; encoded by the coding sequence ATGGATTTCGAGCTGACCGATGATCAGGAGCTGATCCGTCGGTCGGTCGCGGAGCTGGCGCGGAAGTTCGACGATCAGTACTGGATGGAAAAGGACCAGGCGCACGAGTTTCCGACGGAGTTCTACCGCGCCATAGCCGACGGCGGCTGGCTGGGCATGACGATCCCCACCGAGTACGGCGGCCACGGCCTCGGCATCACCGAAGCCACCATCCTGCTCGAGGAGGTCGCCAAATCCGGCGCCGCCATGAACGGTGCCAGCGCGATCCACCTGTCGATCTTCGGCATGCAACCGGTGGTCGTGCACGGCTCCGACGAACTCAAGGCCCGCACGCTGCCCTCGGTGGCGACCGGTGAGGTGCACGTCTGCTTCGGGGTGACCGAACCCGGTGCGGGGCTGGACACGTCGCGCATCACGACGTTCGCCAAGCGCGACGGCGATCGCTACGTCGTCAACGGCCGCAAGGTGTGGATCTCCAAAGCCATGGAGTCCGACAAGATCCTGCTGCTGACCCGCACCCAAAGCTATGAGGAAGTCACCAAGAAGACCGACGGGATGACGCTGTTCCTCACCGACCTCGACCGCAACCGGGTCGACGTCCGCCCGATCCGCAAGATGGGCCGCAACGCCGTCAGCTCCAACGAGCTGTTCATCGACAACCTGGAGGTGCCGGTCGAGGATCGAGTCGGCGAGGAAGGCAAGGGATTTCACTACATCCTCGACGGCCTGAACCCGGAGCGGATGCTGATCGCCGCCGAGGCGCTGGGCATCGGCCGGGTGGCGCTGGACAAGGCGGTGAAGTATGCCAACGATCGCGAGGTTTTCGGCCGGCCGATCGGCATGAACCAGGGCATCCAGTTCCCGCTCGCCGACTCGTTGGCCCGGCTGGACGCCGCCGAGCTGATGCTGCGCAAGGCCACCTGGCTCTACGACAACGGCAAACCCTGTGGGCGCGAAGCGAATACGGCCAAATACCTGTGCGCCGATGCCGGCTTTACCGCGGCGGACCGGGCGTTGCAAACCCATGGCGGCATGGGCTACGCGGAGGAGTATCACGTGGCGCGCTACTTCCGCGAGGCCCGGCTGATGAAGATCGCGCCGATCAGCCAGGAGATGATCCTGAACTTCCTGGGGACCCATGCCTTGAAATTGCCGAGGAGCTACTGA
- a CDS encoding enoyl-CoA hydratase/isomerase family protein, giving the protein MTVTDGPALLSEDRDGVRTLTLNRPRRKNAINPELWLALRDALNEAGRDRAVRALVITGAGGSFCSGADISVPDDVHPKYKLQRLTDVALALHELPIPTVAKVTGVAVGAGWNLALGCDLVVATPESTFSQIFSRRGLSIDLGGSWLLPKLVGLQQAKRLALLAETIDAAEAHALNLVTWVVAAAEIDAFVDDLTGRLAAGPPIALAQTKALLNEGADRTLRDALAGEARAQAVNFATADAAAAYAAFAQRREPSFTGRWALSRSDQQSE; this is encoded by the coding sequence CTGACCGTGACCGACGGGCCCGCGCTGCTGTCGGAGGACCGCGACGGTGTGCGCACGCTGACGCTGAACCGCCCCCGCCGCAAGAACGCGATCAACCCGGAGCTGTGGCTGGCGTTGCGGGACGCGCTCAACGAGGCCGGTCGTGACCGCGCCGTGCGCGCGCTCGTGATCACCGGTGCGGGCGGGAGCTTCTGCTCGGGCGCCGACATCTCGGTCCCCGACGACGTCCACCCGAAATACAAGCTGCAGCGCTTGACCGACGTGGCGCTCGCGTTGCACGAGCTCCCCATTCCGACCGTCGCCAAGGTGACCGGGGTCGCCGTCGGCGCCGGATGGAATCTGGCGCTGGGGTGCGACCTGGTGGTCGCGACGCCGGAATCGACGTTCTCCCAGATCTTTTCCAGGCGGGGCCTGTCGATCGACCTCGGCGGTTCCTGGCTGTTGCCGAAACTCGTTGGCCTGCAACAAGCCAAGCGGCTCGCGCTGCTCGCCGAGACCATCGACGCCGCCGAGGCCCACGCGCTCAACCTGGTGACCTGGGTGGTGGCCGCCGCCGAGATCGACGCGTTCGTCGACGACCTCACCGGCCGGCTGGCGGCCGGTCCGCCGATCGCGCTCGCCCAGACCAAGGCCCTGCTGAACGAGGGCGCCGACCGCACCCTGCGCGACGCGCTGGCCGGCGAGGCCCGCGCCCAGGCGGTCAATTTCGCGACGGCCGACGCGGCGGCCGCCTATGCCGCCTTCGCGCAGCGGCGGGAGCCGTCGTTTACTGGTCGCTGGGCGCTATCGAGATCTGACCAACAATCGGAGTAA
- a CDS encoding thiolase family protein translates to MRETVIVEAVRTAVGKRNGGLSGMHAADLSAVVLNELLERAGVGPEIVDDVIWGCVSQVGDQSSNIGRYAVLAAGWPETIPGTTVNRACGSSQQALDFAVHAVMSGQQDVVVAGGVEVMSRVPLGAARATGMPYGPKVLARYDDFSFNQGLSAEMIAKKWGLSRARLDEYSVRSHERAAAAQDGGAFTDQIVPVFTGEGDVVVADEGVRRGTSVERLAGLKPAFVDDGVIHAGNSSQISDGAAALLVTTAEMALGLGLTPLVRYRAGAVTGADPILMLTGPIPATEKVLKKAGVSLSEVGVFEVNEAFAPVPLAWLSETGADLRRLNPLGGAIALGHPLGASGAVLMTRMAHHMRDNGIRFGLQTMCEGGGTANATLVELVS, encoded by the coding sequence ATGCGGGAGACAGTCATCGTCGAGGCGGTACGCACGGCGGTCGGGAAACGCAACGGCGGGTTGTCCGGCATGCACGCCGCCGACCTGTCCGCGGTCGTCCTCAACGAACTGCTGGAACGCGCCGGTGTCGGCCCGGAAATCGTCGACGACGTGATCTGGGGATGCGTATCGCAGGTCGGCGACCAGTCCAGCAACATCGGGCGCTACGCGGTGCTGGCCGCGGGCTGGCCGGAGACCATCCCTGGTACCACCGTCAACCGGGCGTGCGGTTCCAGCCAGCAGGCGCTCGATTTCGCGGTGCACGCGGTGATGTCGGGCCAGCAAGACGTCGTGGTGGCCGGCGGCGTCGAGGTGATGAGCCGCGTTCCGCTCGGCGCGGCCCGGGCGACCGGGATGCCGTATGGCCCGAAAGTCCTTGCGCGCTACGACGATTTCTCCTTCAACCAGGGCCTGTCGGCGGAGATGATCGCCAAGAAGTGGGGGCTTTCCCGCGCCCGGCTCGACGAATACTCGGTTCGGTCCCACGAACGCGCCGCCGCGGCCCAGGACGGCGGCGCCTTCACCGACCAGATCGTCCCGGTGTTCACCGGCGAGGGCGACGTCGTCGTCGCGGACGAGGGCGTGCGGCGGGGGACCAGCGTCGAAAGGCTGGCCGGGCTCAAGCCCGCGTTCGTCGACGACGGCGTAATCCACGCCGGCAATTCCTCGCAGATCTCCGACGGTGCGGCCGCGCTGCTGGTGACCACGGCGGAGATGGCGCTCGGGCTGGGATTGACGCCGCTGGTGCGCTACCGCGCCGGCGCGGTCACCGGGGCGGATCCGATCCTGATGCTCACCGGTCCGATTCCGGCAACCGAGAAGGTGCTGAAGAAGGCAGGCGTCTCGCTCTCGGAGGTGGGCGTCTTCGAGGTCAACGAGGCCTTCGCCCCGGTCCCGCTGGCCTGGCTGTCCGAAACCGGAGCGGACCTGCGTCGCCTGAATCCGCTGGGCGGTGCCATCGCCCTGGGACACCCGTTGGGCGCTTCCGGCGCCGTGCTGATGACGCGCATGGCACACCACATGCGCGACAACGGCATTCGTTTCGGCCTGCAGACCATGTGCGAGGGCGGCGGCACGGCGAACGCCACGCTGGTCGAGCTCGTCTCGTAA
- a CDS encoding TetR/AcrR family transcriptional regulator translates to MAIARRYDTLLAKGEDRKQRILDVAQRLLTRNGWRNTTLAQIAGEAGVTPAGLLHHFESKEQLLHAVLDARDLDDDSHADRAGDLLVEIARVAERFNRAPEMVGTFTVLLVESILPDAPLHDRMLSRQREAIDIVAELIRHGQADGRYRADIDPAVKAVEILAFVHGMETIWLLDPSIPLTDAFKEYAEALARDFAPRRTRKKT, encoded by the coding sequence GTGGCCATCGCGCGGCGATACGACACGCTTCTCGCCAAGGGGGAGGACCGCAAGCAGCGGATCCTCGACGTCGCGCAACGCCTGCTCACCCGCAACGGCTGGCGCAACACCACGCTCGCCCAGATTGCCGGCGAAGCCGGGGTCACCCCCGCGGGCCTGCTGCATCACTTCGAATCCAAGGAGCAGCTGCTGCACGCGGTGCTGGACGCGCGTGACCTCGACGACGACTCGCATGCCGACCGGGCCGGCGATCTCCTCGTCGAGATCGCCCGGGTCGCCGAGCGCTTCAACCGGGCGCCCGAAATGGTGGGCACGTTCACCGTGCTGCTGGTCGAAAGCATCCTCCCCGACGCCCCGCTGCACGATCGCATGCTGTCCAGGCAGCGGGAGGCGATCGACATCGTCGCCGAGCTGATCCGGCACGGTCAGGCCGACGGCCGCTACCGCGCCGACATAGACCCCGCCGTCAAGGCGGTAGAAATTCTCGCCTTCGTCCACGGAATGGAAACGATATGGTTGCTCGACCCTTCGATACCGCTGACCGATGCGTTCAAGGAGTACGCGGAGGCGCTGGCACGGGACTTCGCGCCCCGCAGGACGCGCAAGAAGACATGA
- a CDS encoding cytochrome P450: MVNDFTEMDFFRDGRLVENPYPYYEALRQRCPVTRENHHGVTMVTGWDEAVGVLSDADTFSSCISVTGPFPGFPVPLEGDDVTELIERHRDELPFSDQLPTLDPPTHTNHRALLMRLITPKRLKENEDAMWVLADRALDPFLAPGEGEFIKGFAGPFTLLVIADLLGVPEEDRDQFVKNIREHSGGGVGGTGRESLAHNPLEFLYGTFADYVRDRRREPRDDVLTGLATATFPDGSIPDVDDVARVACNVFSAGQETTVRLLGAALQTIGERPDIQRRLRKDRSLIPNFIEEALRIESPVKGDFRLNRVPVNVGGVELPAGSTVMVLQAAANRDPRRFDDPASFDPARKNARQHLSFGRGIHSCPGAPLARAETRVAIERMLDRTSDIRINERVHGPANDRRYHYVPTYILRGLTELHLEFTPA, encoded by the coding sequence ATGGTGAACGACTTCACCGAGATGGACTTCTTCCGCGACGGTCGGCTCGTCGAGAACCCGTACCCCTACTACGAGGCTCTCCGGCAACGGTGCCCCGTGACCCGGGAAAACCACCACGGGGTCACCATGGTGACCGGCTGGGACGAGGCCGTCGGCGTGTTGAGCGACGCGGACACGTTCTCGTCGTGCATCTCGGTGACCGGCCCGTTTCCCGGCTTTCCCGTCCCGCTCGAGGGCGACGACGTGACCGAGCTGATCGAGCGGCACCGCGACGAGCTGCCGTTCAGCGACCAGCTGCCGACCCTCGACCCGCCGACACACACCAATCACCGCGCCCTGCTGATGCGGCTGATCACGCCGAAGCGCCTCAAGGAGAACGAGGACGCCATGTGGGTGCTCGCCGACCGGGCGCTCGACCCGTTCCTCGCGCCCGGCGAGGGCGAATTCATCAAGGGCTTCGCGGGCCCCTTCACGCTGCTGGTCATCGCCGACCTGCTGGGCGTCCCCGAGGAGGATCGCGATCAGTTCGTCAAGAACATCCGCGAGCACTCGGGCGGCGGCGTCGGGGGCACCGGCAGGGAATCGTTGGCGCACAACCCGCTGGAATTCCTCTACGGAACCTTCGCCGACTACGTCCGGGACCGCCGCCGCGAACCGCGCGACGACGTGCTGACCGGCCTGGCCACCGCGACGTTCCCGGACGGCTCCATTCCCGACGTCGACGACGTGGCGCGGGTGGCCTGCAACGTGTTTTCCGCGGGGCAGGAAACCACCGTGCGGCTGCTGGGCGCCGCGTTGCAGACCATCGGCGAGCGCCCCGACATCCAGCGGCGGTTGCGCAAGGACCGCAGCCTGATTCCCAACTTCATCGAAGAGGCGCTGCGCATCGAGAGCCCCGTCAAGGGCGACTTCCGCTTGAATCGGGTGCCCGTCAACGTCGGCGGTGTCGAGCTTCCCGCGGGCAGCACCGTGATGGTTCTGCAGGCCGCCGCCAACCGCGATCCGCGCCGGTTCGACGACCCGGCCAGCTTCGACCCGGCCCGCAAGAATGCGCGGCAGCACCTCTCGTTCGGGCGGGGCATCCACAGCTGCCCGGGCGCGCCGCTGGCGCGTGCCGAAACCCGGGTGGCGATCGAGCGGATGCTCGACCGGACGTCGGACATCAGGATCAACGAGCGCGTTCACGGCCCGGCCAATGACCGCCGCTACCACTACGTTCCGACGTACATCCTGCGTGGCCTGACCGAACTGCACCTGGAGTTCACCCCGGCATGA
- a CDS encoding ferredoxin produces the protein MKVSVDDQRCRGHGVCVTLCPEVFGLTDDGYAVAIASDVPTELEKATQEAIECCPEQAISETEHGRWPIATP, from the coding sequence ATGAAAGTCTCGGTCGACGACCAGCGCTGTCGCGGTCACGGCGTGTGCGTCACGCTGTGCCCCGAAGTGTTCGGTCTGACCGACGACGGCTATGCGGTGGCGATAGCGTCCGATGTGCCAACGGAATTGGAGAAGGCGACCCAAGAGGCCATCGAATGCTGCCCCGAACAGGCCATCAGCGAGACCGAACACGGCCGGTGGCCGATCGCTACTCCGTGA
- a CDS encoding ferredoxin has protein sequence MRIEVDWDLCESNGVCMGIIPEVFHLGDDDMLTVLQPEVTQENEAQVREAVRQCPRQAISITE, from the coding sequence ATGAGGATCGAAGTCGATTGGGACCTTTGCGAGAGCAACGGGGTATGCATGGGCATCATCCCGGAGGTGTTTCATCTGGGAGACGACGACATGCTGACCGTCCTGCAACCCGAGGTCACCCAGGAGAACGAGGCCCAGGTGCGCGAGGCCGTCCGTCAGTGCCCGCGGCAGGCGATCTCGATCACGGAGTAG